The Bacillota bacterium genome has a segment encoding these proteins:
- a CDS encoding DUF342 domain-containing protein gives MLDFDLDGTIAVKNGVVQVTKPKGNGKWPVVSPGRNVIVYYDNQLVKEPTVVFDESLLQIIPTNENPVSNFEIKISPDKSEAVLITSFQSGSVYKLKDSPPSQRLVVRGEKFGTIQPAPLQPELVYQKIKQLGIKVTIIQENVVEACRCGEDKEVVIAKGQAAVPPVDGKVEYTFSFKERIPPATDENNSVDFYYKGAINSVEAGTVLARWTPPRLGKPGRTIFNEEIKPPEPKNKVFNVGEGVQLIDDGRIAVATIDGRPHLVGHNSRLVVIPMVVVEGDVNINTGHIDFNGDVMVFGDVSDGLKISAGGRVEIKGNVYHAEITAGSDVVIHKKVIGTRIRAGGDRTSYLKMSALVNRILPQLPNLVKGCQQLETYYQSTSTAVYGEEYLIKLLLDLKFSPLARDLKEFYRIRLSLADVGTSDALNLLGLDLDLKSYRQIEELRDELAYLQEEIKAEIDNRADVRVDYCQNSEISATGSIEVTGELAYNSTLRAGDSIRLNGEVRGGFLSAGKQVSAKVLGCETGSATNIKVGSSGTVNAYTVYPNVNLRIGFNAYLVPHQMYHTVFYLDGDEIIAGNMRFKSNNTDKYA, from the coding sequence TTGCTTGATTTCGATCTAGACGGCACTATTGCGGTGAAAAATGGCGTAGTTCAGGTAACGAAGCCGAAAGGAAACGGAAAGTGGCCGGTGGTCTCACCGGGACGGAATGTGATTGTTTATTACGACAATCAGTTGGTCAAGGAACCAACAGTAGTTTTTGACGAGAGCCTGCTTCAAATCATTCCAACGAATGAGAATCCTGTCAGTAATTTTGAAATCAAAATCTCACCGGATAAGTCGGAAGCGGTGCTGATTACTAGTTTTCAGTCGGGCAGTGTTTACAAGTTAAAAGACAGCCCTCCCAGTCAGCGCTTGGTTGTGAGGGGAGAGAAGTTCGGGACGATTCAACCAGCCCCACTGCAGCCGGAACTGGTTTATCAGAAGATCAAGCAGCTCGGAATAAAAGTTACGATTATTCAGGAAAATGTAGTTGAGGCGTGTAGGTGCGGCGAGGATAAGGAAGTTGTGATTGCCAAAGGTCAAGCCGCTGTGCCGCCGGTGGATGGCAAAGTTGAATACACATTTAGTTTTAAAGAGCGGATTCCTCCCGCAACCGATGAGAACAATTCAGTAGATTTTTACTACAAAGGCGCAATCAATTCAGTTGAGGCGGGCACAGTTCTGGCACGCTGGACTCCACCAAGACTAGGCAAGCCCGGCAGAACTATCTTTAACGAAGAAATAAAGCCGCCCGAGCCGAAAAACAAAGTGTTTAATGTCGGTGAAGGAGTTCAGCTCATTGATGATGGACGGATTGCTGTCGCCACTATTGACGGCCGGCCCCACTTAGTCGGTCATAATTCCCGCTTAGTTGTAATACCCATGGTTGTAGTTGAAGGCGATGTGAATATTAACACTGGTCACATTGACTTTAACGGTGATGTGATGGTGTTTGGTGATGTAAGTGATGGCCTCAAGATTTCCGCTGGCGGTAGAGTGGAAATAAAAGGAAATGTTTATCATGCCGAGATAACCGCCGGATCTGATGTAGTTATCCACAAAAAAGTGATTGGCACAAGAATTCGGGCTGGCGGAGATCGCACCAGCTATCTGAAAATGAGTGCACTGGTAAATCGCATTCTGCCCCAGCTGCCCAATTTGGTGAAGGGCTGCCAGCAGCTGGAAACCTATTACCAAAGTACCAGTACTGCTGTGTATGGTGAGGAGTATCTGATTAAGCTGCTGCTGGACTTGAAATTTAGTCCTTTAGCTAGGGATCTAAAAGAGTTTTATCGAATTCGTCTAAGTCTTGCTGATGTAGGAACTTCCGATGCGCTCAATCTTTTGGGACTGGATTTGGACTTGAAGTCCTACCGCCAAATTGAGGAACTCCGCGATGAGCTGGCATATCTGCAGGAAGAAATCAAAGCAGAGATTGATAACCGCGCAGATGTGCGGGTTGACTACTGCCAAAACAGCGAAATCAGTGCCACCGGCAGCATCGAAGTTACGGGTGAGCTGGCTTACAATTCTACTCTAAGAGCCGGTGATTCCATTAGGCTTAATGGCGAAGTGCGCGGCGGATTTCTAAGCGCTGGTAAGCAGGTCAGTGCCAAGGTGTTGGGCTGCGAAACAGGATCAGCTACGAATATAAAGGTAGGTTCAAGCGGTACAGTGAACGCTTACACAGTCTATCCCAATGTCAATCTGCGGATCGGATTTAATGCTTACCTGGTTCCGCACCAGATGTACCACACTGTTTTTTACTTAGATGGAGACGAAATTATAGCAGGAAATATGCGCTTTAAATCAAATAATACTGATAAGTATGCGTAA
- a CDS encoding TlpA family protein disulfide reductase → MLKKTRILLLAVCIGLLLIGAGVLAQERSVVPDFSLESNQGEVVSLSDYAGEIVVLNFWATWCPYCRMEMDELQKLHDYLQGTKAAHLLLVNQIDGTRETRESGDQYLTEQGYDLVNLYDDYSIVGNYIFGVPGLPATVVIDREGRLVSAVLGPVDFETVLQMIGAVE, encoded by the coding sequence TTGCTGAAAAAAACCAGAATCTTGCTTTTGGCTGTCTGTATTGGGCTGCTTCTAATTGGAGCAGGGGTCTTGGCTCAGGAACGGTCGGTAGTGCCTGATTTTTCCTTGGAATCCAATCAGGGTGAGGTTGTATCCCTGTCGGATTATGCTGGTGAAATCGTGGTCCTGAATTTCTGGGCTACCTGGTGTCCATACTGCCGCATGGAGATGGATGAGCTGCAGAAACTCCACGATTATCTCCAAGGAACTAAAGCCGCCCATCTGCTGTTGGTCAACCAAATCGACGGGACACGGGAAACCAGAGAGAGCGGCGATCAATACTTAACAGAACAAGGTTATGATCTGGTCAATTTGTATGATGACTATTCCATTGTGGGTAATTATATCTTCGGGGTACCTGGACTGCCAGCGACAGTTGTGATCGATCGGGAAGGCAGGCTCGTTTCGGCGGTTCTGGGACCTGTCGATTTTGAAACAGTGCTGCAAATGATAGGAGCGGTTGAATAA
- a CDS encoding cytochrome c biogenesis protein CcdA, which translates to MVGLTFVEGLMAFVSPCILPLLPVYLLYLTGNESEPGKFKLLRSTLGFVLGFTIVFVILGATASGLGGILSAYRFWLQKAAGAVVVLFGLNYLGLFGVSFLNRSRGFSRSARPVNFGASILFGAAFAFSWTPCLTAFLGTALLFAANLATMYQGMGLLLVFSLGLAIPFILTALLWDHLKGAVDWIKNHYRIIQSISGGLLIAVGLWMLIF; encoded by the coding sequence ATGGTGGGTTTGACTTTTGTCGAAGGTCTGATGGCATTTGTGTCCCCCTGCATTCTGCCGCTGCTTCCAGTATATCTGCTGTATCTAACTGGGAATGAATCCGAGCCGGGTAAGTTCAAGCTGCTGAGAAGTACGCTGGGCTTTGTGCTCGGCTTTACCATTGTGTTTGTTATCTTGGGTGCCACCGCATCCGGATTGGGCGGAATTTTAAGTGCCTACCGGTTTTGGCTGCAGAAAGCGGCAGGTGCTGTGGTGGTTTTATTCGGCCTCAATTACTTGGGGCTTTTTGGTGTGTCGTTTTTGAACCGATCCCGCGGTTTTTCCCGATCAGCGCGTCCGGTAAATTTTGGTGCAAGTATTCTGTTTGGAGCTGCCTTCGCCTTCAGCTGGACGCCCTGCTTAACTGCATTTTTAGGGACTGCGCTTTTGTTTGCGGCCAATTTAGCGACAATGTATCAGGGGATGGGGCTGCTGTTAGTTTTTTCTCTCGGTCTGGCGATTCCCTTTATCCTGACTGCTCTGCTTTGGGATCATCTTAAGGGAGCGGTCGATTGGATCAAAAACCACTACCGCATCATTCAAAGTATTTCCGGCGGGCTTTTGATCGCCGTTGGGTTGTGGATGCTCATATTCTAG
- a CDS encoding aldo/keto reductase — MQRRRFGKIDIDVSLLGFGCMRLPTVADPDPGSEVGNIDLEKSVEMIRYAIDNGVNYIDTAYNYHGGKSEVLVGKALADGYREKVYVATKLPVWLVESEADRDRLLNEQLEKLQTDQIDMYLLHALNKGSWKDRVLKYDILSFLDQAKADGRIKYAGFSFHDELDVFKEIVDAYDWDFCQIQLNYMDEEYQAGVEGLRYAAEKGLAVVIMEPLRGGRLVRNVPEEIQAVWDQAPEKRTPAEWAFRWLGNFPEVKVILSGMGTMSEVQENIRTLNDALPNSLSDEEMALVDQVKQIYNNRIKVKCTDCRYCLPCPQGVNIPRIFSIYNHASVYNMFEDGRRQYSRLIQDGTDAGQCIECENCESLCPQNLTIIEYLKEAHAALA, encoded by the coding sequence TTGCAGCGCAGAAGATTTGGCAAAATTGATATCGATGTTTCACTGTTAGGATTTGGCTGTATGAGACTGCCGACAGTTGCTGACCCGGATCCTGGCAGCGAGGTAGGCAATATTGATCTTGAGAAATCGGTGGAGATGATCCGCTACGCTATTGATAACGGTGTTAACTATATTGATACCGCCTACAACTACCACGGCGGCAAGAGTGAAGTTTTAGTCGGTAAAGCCTTAGCAGATGGCTATCGCGAAAAAGTATATGTAGCGACTAAACTGCCGGTATGGCTGGTGGAATCGGAAGCAGACCGGGACCGCCTCCTTAATGAGCAGCTGGAGAAGCTGCAGACAGACCAAATTGATATGTATCTCCTCCACGCTCTTAATAAGGGCAGTTGGAAGGACAGAGTTCTAAAGTATGATATATTATCATTCTTAGATCAGGCTAAGGCTGATGGTCGGATTAAATATGCCGGTTTCTCTTTCCACGATGAACTGGATGTGTTTAAGGAAATTGTTGATGCCTATGACTGGGATTTCTGCCAAATCCAGCTGAACTACATGGATGAAGAGTATCAGGCAGGTGTAGAAGGACTGCGCTATGCTGCTGAAAAGGGCTTGGCAGTTGTGATTATGGAACCGCTGCGGGGCGGCAGACTGGTTAGAAATGTTCCCGAAGAGATTCAAGCAGTTTGGGACCAGGCTCCAGAGAAGCGGACTCCGGCCGAATGGGCATTCCGCTGGTTAGGCAATTTCCCTGAAGTTAAAGTCATTTTAAGCGGTATGGGTACAATGAGTGAGGTACAGGAGAATATCAGGACTTTAAACGATGCTTTACCGAACTCTTTAAGTGATGAAGAAATGGCATTGGTTGACCAGGTGAAGCAGATCTACAATAACCGCATTAAGGTTAAATGCACCGACTGCCGCTACTGCCTGCCGTGTCCCCAGGGCGTTAACATTCCGCGGATCTTCAGCATTTATAATCATGCTAGTGTATACAATATGTTTGAAGATGGCAGAAGGCAGTACAGCCGCTTAATTCAGGATGGAACCGATGCTGGGCAGTGCATTGAATGTGAGAACTGCGAATCACTTTGCCCGCAGAACTTAACGATTATTGAATATCTCAAGGAAGCTCACGCTGCCTTAGCTTAA